The genomic region TCTTGTACGACGGATCACTTCCGTTTTCACCTAAAAAAGTGTAGACAAAGGTCTCACCAGACCGTCTACACTTTTTGCAATTCAATTACGTTCCAAGAATATTAAAACCGCCATCAACATGAAGTACTTCACCTGTAATCCCACGCGCTAGAGGACTAAGCAAGAAGAGGGCAGCATCGCCAACTTCCTCCTGTGTCACTGTACGACGGAGTGGTGCTTTTTCCTCGATGTCTTTCAAAATATCATTAAAACCGCCAATTCCTTTAGCGGAAAGTGTACGGATTGGTCCCGCAGATACAGCATTTACGCGAATGCCATACTGACCAAGATCTTCGGCCAAGTATTTCACACTAGCGTCAAGGGCTGCCTTTGCCACTCCCATCACATTGTAATTTTGTACGACCCGTTCGCCACCGAGATACGTCATCGTAGTGATTCCCGCATCTTCAGACATGTAAGGTTTAGCTGCTCGAGCGACAACAGTGAGTGAGTAGGCACTAATGTCGTGCGCCATTAAAAAGCCTTCTCGAGATGTATCAATAAAATTGCCGCGCAAATCTTCTTTGTTAGCAAAAGCAATACAGTGGGCAAGTCCATGAATTGTGCCTGCTTGCTCATGAATGGTCGCGAATGCCTTTTCTACATCTTCGTCCTTCGTTACATCACATGGTACAACAATTGGGTCAGATTCTAAAGTTTCCGCCAGCTCTCTTACGCCCTTTTCAAGACGTTCCGTTGCGTATGTAAACACAAGCTGGGCACCAGCTTGATGAAGCGAACGAGCAATCCCCCAAGCGATGCTGCGTTTATTTGCAACACCCATGACAACATATGTACGTCCTTCTAATGACAATGGCATCTTATTCGATCCTCCTATTATAAAAAACATATGAAATTCTTTCATAGTAGTATAGCATATTCATAAGTGCTACTCTATGAAAAAGATGAAGTGACTTCGTGAACACTCCCCTTTTTGTTTCTGCCATTCGCGAAGAAGTAAGCGAGATCAGAGTGCCTAAGGTAGCAAAAATGTTAAAAACAAACGCGCTGCGCTAAAATAGATCAAGATGCTAATTAAGTCATTGATCGTTGTTATAAATGGTCCTGAGGCCACTGCCGGGTCAACACGAAGCCTGTGCATTAAAAGGGGAACAAGTGCCCCGGCTAATGTTGCTACGATTAAAGTAAAGAAAATCGAGATACCGACAAGTAAACCCAATGCCAAAGAGTTCTGCCAGAAGGCAATAAGACATGTAATAAGGGTACCGCACACTGCTCCGGTAATCACGCCCGTGCCAGCTTCACGTAAAATCAAGCGCCAATGATTCTCTTCATTCGCCTCTTTCGTAGCGATTTTTCTTACCGCGACCGCCAACGCCTGCGTCCCAGTATTTCCCGCCATTCCGGCAATCATCGGAATAAAAATAGCCAGAATGGCCACTTGCTCAAGCGTTGACTCAAATTGCTGGATTAACGTCGCTGTCATCATGCCGAGAAACAATAGAATAATTAACCATGGCAGCCTTTTTTTAGCCGACTCCCAAGCATGTCGCTCTGCCATACGAGCATCCCCTGCCGCAGCAAGCTTCGAATAATCATCGGATGCCTCTTCATCAATAACATCGACAATGTCATCAACAGTAATAATACCGAGCATGCGATCGTGCACATCTACGACGGGGACTGCTAGCAGATCATAGTCCTTCACGCGCTGAGCAACCTCCTCCTGGTCTTCCCATACTTTAACAGTGAGGACACGCTCATTAAGAATGTCATCAACGAGTTTCTCTTCACTCGCAACAATTAATGTGCGTAAAGATAAAACACCAAGCAGCTTTTGCATCGGCCCTATGACATAAACGTAATAAATCGTCTCTGCCTCAGGCGCCTGCTGTTTTAATAAAGCCATCGCTTCTTGGACAGTCTGCCCAGAGCGAACGGCAATAAATTCTTTGGTCATTAAGCTTCCGGCTGTCTTCTCTTCATAATGAAGCAGCTCTTTAATATCTGATGACGCCTCCTCAGGCATCATATTTAAATAACCCGCAACTTCTGAGGGTTTCATATCGCTTAATACATCTACGGCATCGTCTGTATACATTTTACTAAGCATCGTTGACGCATATAAGGGGTGCATTTCTGCTAGGTACGTCTGTTGATTATCGCGCTCGATGTTTTCAAAGATGTCTGCCATTTCTTCAGGAGATAGAAACTCATACACCTGGATGCGTTTTTCCATATCCAATTGCACGATAATTTGCGCTCGGTCAAACCCGTGCAGATCGAGAAACATCGTTCTGAATGCATCTATTTCGCCCTTGGAGAGAATGTTTTCTAATTGATGTAAGGCTCGTTCGAATTCACCTTTGTCTTCTAGCATCACTTGGCACCACCTTATTGTTGAAAGTTTTGTCAAACAACGACATATTCTGTAGAATAACTATGAGTTGAGACTTCGGAAAGGACTTTAACTGCTATGAATCAAGAGAAAACGCCATTACAACAAATCGATGTTTCACTCATCGCCATCATGATCATGCTCGCATGTACAAGCATGCTGGCTATTCAGAGCGCAGAATTGATCCTACCTGAAAAACTGCAAGGTTTCAATTTTGCCGTTAAACAAGGGGTCTGGTATGTGATTGGCACCCTAGCAATTGTCGCTGTCATGGTACCAGACTATGATCGCCTCAAGCCAATGAGCTGGATTTTGTACGGCTTTGGGCTTGTATTGCTATTAGGACTATTTTTAAATTTTCCGCCTGGTCTTGTAGAGACAAATAATAATGCAACCAGCTGGTATTCTATACCCGGAGGCAGCTTTCAGCCTTCAGAATTGATGAAAGTATTTCTTATCATTCTGCTCGCCAAAATCATCGCAGATCACCAAGAAAAGCGACCCGAAAAAACTGTGCAGGATGACCTTTGGTTACTAGCCAAACTTGTCGGCGTCACATTTGTCCCTTTTGTCTTCATCATGGAACAACCTGATTTAGGCACTGGGCTTGTATTGCTTGCCATCTTAGGCTCAATCCTGATCGTTTCCGGCATTCGGTGGCGAATTTTAGCTTTAATTCTTGCTCTCGGCATTTTATTCCTATCAATACTTGTATACATCTATTTTGCTTTTCCT from Litoribacterium kuwaitense harbors:
- a CDS encoding FtsW/RodA/SpoVE family cell cycle protein, yielding MNQEKTPLQQIDVSLIAIMIMLACTSMLAIQSAELILPEKLQGFNFAVKQGVWYVIGTLAIVAVMVPDYDRLKPMSWILYGFGLVLLLGLFLNFPPGLVETNNNATSWYSIPGGSFQPSELMKVFLIILLAKIIADHQEKRPEKTVQDDLWLLAKLVGVTFVPFVFIMEQPDLGTGLVLLAILGSILIVSGIRWRILALILALGILFLSILVYIYFAFPDFFKEHILAEYQINRFYGWLSPNEFASDEGFHLVKSLLAIGSGQINGVGFGHLSVQVPEPHTDFIFSVIASQFGFVGGSVVISLFFLLMYRMIHIALSCHDPFGSYICVGIIGMFSFQVFQNIGMTIQVLPITGIPLPFISYGGSSLLTYMIAIGIVLNIGSRTKKFMFASNE
- the fabI gene encoding enoyl-ACP reductase FabI; this encodes MPLSLEGRTYVVMGVANKRSIAWGIARSLHQAGAQLVFTYATERLEKGVRELAETLESDPIVVPCDVTKDEDVEKAFATIHEQAGTIHGLAHCIAFANKEDLRGNFIDTSREGFLMAHDISAYSLTVVARAAKPYMSEDAGITTMTYLGGERVVQNYNVMGVAKAALDASVKYLAEDLGQYGIRVNAVSAGPIRTLSAKGIGGFNDILKDIEEKAPLRRTVTQEEVGDAALFLLSPLARGITGEVLHVDGGFNILGT
- the mgtE gene encoding magnesium transporter, producing the protein MLEDKGEFERALHQLENILSKGEIDAFRTMFLDLHGFDRAQIIVQLDMEKRIQVYEFLSPEEMADIFENIERDNQQTYLAEMHPLYASTMLSKMYTDDAVDVLSDMKPSEVAGYLNMMPEEASSDIKELLHYEEKTAGSLMTKEFIAVRSGQTVQEAMALLKQQAPEAETIYYVYVIGPMQKLLGVLSLRTLIVASEEKLVDDILNERVLTVKVWEDQEEVAQRVKDYDLLAVPVVDVHDRMLGIITVDDIVDVIDEEASDDYSKLAAAGDARMAERHAWESAKKRLPWLIILLFLGMMTATLIQQFESTLEQVAILAIFIPMIAGMAGNTGTQALAVAVRKIATKEANEENHWRLILREAGTGVITGAVCGTLITCLIAFWQNSLALGLLVGISIFFTLIVATLAGALVPLLMHRLRVDPAVASGPFITTINDLISILIYFSAARLFLTFLLP